The Plantactinospora sp. KBS50 sequence GTTTGGCTCCGTATCGCACGAATTCGGGCCAAATCAGGTACGCCCGGTGGGGGATGCCCCGCCGTGGCGGACCAGGGCTGGTGAGGCGGCGGGCCGGGATCCACGGGGGCTCCCGGCCCGCGTCCCATGCCCCGCCGGCAGCGGTCAGAGCCGGCGACCGCTACGGACCAGGCCACCCTCGCACCAGTCGTGGTACTCGAAGAGTTCCGGGCGGGCCAGCAGCATCCGGCAGTTGTGCGACCAGGTGAGCATCGGGTCGTCGCCCTCGCGCTCGGCCCGTTCGACCAGCTTGCGCAGCCTGCGGCGCGGATGCGCCCGGAACTTCGTCCGGATGCCGTCGGCCGAGTAGATGTAGAGGCAGTGCAGGGCGAACCGGCGGGCCGGACAGGACCGGTCCATGGCCAGCTCGAACAGGGTGGTCACGAGATGGTCGCCGGAGACCAACAGGTCCCAGTCCGGTGGCATCGATTGCAGCGGGACCGCGTCCGGGCGATACGCCCAGGCTCGCAGTTCGGCTGCGCTCGGGTCGACCGGATTGGCGAAGCCGTTGAACGTCGACTCCTGCACGCTCACCCCGGGGTTGACCTTCCGCTCGCGGCGGTGGTGGGTACCCGGCGTGGCCGCCCAGGCACCACCGGCTGCTGACGCGAAACCGTAGCGCGTTGGCCGGGATCGGCGAAAGTCCACCCTTCTGCCAATTCATCAAGCCGTTACCGTCGCCCCCTCGTGACCTGCCCGCGGGTCCGCAAGCGGGCGCTATTCCGGATTCGTCGCCGGCTCCAGCCGACGTCTGTCCCGGTGCCGGCGCAGCCACACCTTGACCGCCGGCACGTCCGGCAGCCGACCCAGCAACGGTCCGCTGACCACCGTGATCAGGACGTACGCGGTGGCCAGTGGGGCCAGGCTGGGTTCGACGGCGGACGAGGTCACCGCCAGGCCGGCGATGACGATGGAGAACTCGCCCCGCGGGATGAGCCCGAGCCCCGCCCGGAGCCGACCGGGCAGGGCCACGCCGATCCGACCGGCCGCGAAGTACCCGGTCGCCACCTTCGTGGCCATGGTGAGCACGGCCAGGCCGAGCGCGGGCAGCAGCACCGGCGGCATGTCGGCCGGGTTGGTGGCCAGACCGAAGAAGACGAAGAAGACGGCGGCGAACAGGTCGCGCAGCGGCGAGAGCAACTCGGTGGCGTTGTGCGCCACCGGACCGGAGACCGCGATCCCGACCAGGAACGCCCCGACGGCGGCCGACACCTTCAGTTGGGCGGCCAGGCCGGCCACCAGCAGGGTCAGGCCGAGCACGCCGAGCAGCAGCGCCTCGGGATTGTTCACCGGGAAGATCGCGGAGATGGCGTGGCCGTACCGGGTGGCCACCACCAGCACGAGCACGACGGTGCCGACGGCGACGCCGAGCGCGATGCCGCCGCCGCCCAGACCGGTGCCGCCGAGCAGCGCGGTGACCAGCGGCAGGTACAGGGCCATGGCCAGGTCCTCGATGACCAGGACGGAGAGGATCACCGGAGTTTCCCGGTTGCCGAGCCGGCCCAGGTCGGCCAGGACCTTGGCGATGACCCCGGACGAGGAGACCCAGGTGACGCCGGCCAGCACGATCGCGGACAGCCAGCCCCAGCCGAGCAGCAACGCGAAGGCGGCACCCGGCAGGGCGTTGAGGACCGCGTCGATCAGACCCGCCGGCGCGGCCGAGCGGAGGTTGCCGACCAGTTCGTCGGCCGAGTACTCCAGGCCGAGCATGACCAGCAGCAGGATCACGCCGATCTCGGCGCCGGTGGCGAAGAACTCCTCGCTGGCGTTCAGCGGCAGCAGGCCGCCCTGGCCGAAGGCCAGCCCGGCCAGCAGGTAGAGCGGGATGGGGGACAAACCGATCCGCCGGGCGAACCGGCCGAGCAGTCCGAGGCCGAGCAGTAGCGCACCGACCTCGATGAGCAGGACGGTCGTCTCATGGTGCATGCGGCTCAGCCGTCCGGATCCATTTTGGCGAGGATCCGGGACACCCCGTCGATGCCGTCGCGGGTGCCGACCACCACCACGACGTCACCGGCGGCGAAGACGAAGGACGGGTCCGGCGAGGCGATCACCTCGGCGTCCCGCAGCACGGCCACGATCGACGCGCTGGTCCGGGTCCGTGCCTTCGTGGCACCGAGCGGCCGGCCGACGTACCGGGAGCCGGCGGTGATGGCGATCTGCTCGGTGAGCAGGCCGGCGGCCTGCTGGCGCAGCCCGGAGAGCTGGCCGAGCATGAGCGAGGCGCCCAGGACGTCGGCCAGCGCCTCCGCCTCGTCGTCGGTCAGCGGGATGCTGGCCACGCACGAGTCGGGATCCTGCTCGTCGTAGAGGGAGAGGTCGCGCCGCCCGTTGCGGTGACTCACCACCCCGATGCGTCGGCCGGACTCGGTGATGACGTCGTGGCGTACCCCGATGCCGGGCAGGGCGGTCTGTTCCACACGTACTCGCACGTCGATGAGGTTACCGGGGCCGGCCGCATGGGGCCGGTCGGGTCCGGAGGGGGATGGCGGCGGCGGGCGGTCTCGCTGCCAAAGTGACTGGGGTCACAGCGTAGACTTGAGCGGAATAGACTCAAGTCTGGTTGTGTCGTTCCCAGTGGACACACCTGACCCGGGGGAGCCATGAACGCCGAACGCCTCACCACCAAGAGCCGCGAAGTCATCACCGGTGCGGTCGCCATCGCCAACCAGCGCGGGCACGCCACCGTCGAACCGTGGCACCTGCTGCTTTCCCTGCTGGACACCGGGGGCTCCACCGCCGCCGCCCTGCTGCGGGCCGGCGGCGCCAACCCGGCGGACGTCCGCCGGGCCGCCGCACGGGCCGTGGAGAAGCTGCCTGCCGCCCGCGGCTCCAGCGTCGCCGAGCCGAGCCTGTCCCGGGAGTTCGTCAACGCCATCGGCGCCGCCGAACAGATCGCCCGGCCGCTCGGCGACGAGTACACCTCCACCGAACACCTGCTCGCCGGGTTGGCCCGGGTGGGCGGCGCGGTCGCCCAGGTCCTCAAGGACGCCGGGGTCAGCGAGGAGACCCTGGTGGCCGCGTTCCCCGCGGTCCGCGGCGGCGACCGCCGGGTGACCACCGCCGACCCCGAACAGACGTACCAGGCGCTGGAGAAGTACGGCGTCGACCTGACCGAACGGGCCCGCGAAGGCAAGATCGACCCGGTGATCGGTCGCGACTCGGAGATCCGCCGGGTGGTCCAGGTGCTCTCCCGGCGTACCAAGAACAACCCGGTGCTGATCGGCGAGCCCGGCGTGGGCAAGACCGCGATCGTCGAGGGCCTGGCCCAGCGGATCGTGGCCGGCGACGTGCCCGAGTCGCTGCGGGACAAGAAGCTGGTCTCGCTCGACCTCGGCGCGATGGTCGCCGGCGCGCAGTACCGCGGCCAGTTCGAGGAGCGGCTCAAGTCGGTGCTGGAGGAGATCAAGGGCTCCGACGGCCAGGTCATCACCTTCCTGGACGAACTGCACACGGTGGTCGGCGCCGGCAAGGGCGAGGGCTCGATGGACGCCGGCAACATGCTCAAGCCGATGCTCGCCCGGGGTGAGCTGCGGATGGTCGGTGCCACGACCCTCGACGAGTACCGCGAGCACATCGAGAAGGACCCGGCGCTGGAGCGGCGCTTCCAGCCGGTGCTGGTCGGCGAGCCGACCATCGAGGACACCATCGGCATCCTGCGCGGCCTCAAGGAACGGTACGAGGTGCACCACGGCGTGCGGATCACCGACGCCGCGCTGGTGGCCGCCGCCGCGCTGTCCGACCGGTACATCACCGACCGGTTCCTGCCGGACAAGGCCATCGACCTGGTCGACGAGTCCGCGTCCCGGCTGCGGATGGAGATCGACTCGCGGCCCGTCGAGGTCGACGAGATCGAGCGCGCCGTCCGCCGGCTGGAGATCGAGGAGATGGCGCTGGCCAAGGAGCCGGACGCGGCCTCGGCCGAGAGGCTGGAGCGGCTGCGTCGCGAACTGGCCGACAAGCGGGAACAGCTCACCGCGCTCTCCGAGCGGTGGAAGCTGGAGAAGGAGCACATCACCAAGATCTCCACCGCCAAGGAGGAACTGGAACGGCTCGGCGGCGAGGCCGAGCGGGCCGAGCGGGACGGCGAGCTGGAACGCGCGGCCGAGCTGCGCTACGGCCGGATCCCCGAACTGCGCGCCGGCCTGGCCCGGGCCGAGCAGGAACTGGCCGGCCTGCAGGCCGACGGCGCGATGCTCAAGGAGGAGGTCGGCCCGGACGACATCGCCGAGGTGGTCGCCGCCTGGACCGGCATCCCCGCCGGCCGGCTGCTGGAGGGCGAGACCGCCAAGCTGCTGCGGATGGAGCAGTCGCTGGGCGAGCGGGTGGTCGGCCAGGCGCAGGCGGTGGCCGCGGTCTCCGACGCGGTCCGCCGGGCCCGCGCGGGCGTCGCCGACCCGGACC is a genomic window containing:
- a CDS encoding cation:proton antiporter, with the translated sequence MHHETTVLLIEVGALLLGLGLLGRFARRIGLSPIPLYLLAGLAFGQGGLLPLNASEEFFATGAEIGVILLLVMLGLEYSADELVGNLRSAAPAGLIDAVLNALPGAAFALLLGWGWLSAIVLAGVTWVSSSGVIAKVLADLGRLGNRETPVILSVLVIEDLAMALYLPLVTALLGGTGLGGGGIALGVAVGTVVLVLVVATRYGHAISAIFPVNNPEALLLGVLGLTLLVAGLAAQLKVSAAVGAFLVGIAVSGPVAHNATELLSPLRDLFAAVFFVFFGLATNPADMPPVLLPALGLAVLTMATKVATGYFAAGRIGVALPGRLRAGLGLIPRGEFSIVIAGLAVTSSAVEPSLAPLATAYVLITVVSGPLLGRLPDVPAVKVWLRRHRDRRRLEPATNPE
- a CDS encoding cation:proton antiporter regulatory subunit → MRVRVEQTALPGIGVRHDVITESGRRIGVVSHRNGRRDLSLYDEQDPDSCVASIPLTDDEAEALADVLGASLMLGQLSGLRQQAAGLLTEQIAITAGSRYVGRPLGATKARTRTSASIVAVLRDAEVIASPDPSFVFAAGDVVVVVGTRDGIDGVSRILAKMDPDG
- the clpB gene encoding ATP-dependent chaperone ClpB, with protein sequence MNAERLTTKSREVITGAVAIANQRGHATVEPWHLLLSLLDTGGSTAAALLRAGGANPADVRRAAARAVEKLPAARGSSVAEPSLSREFVNAIGAAEQIARPLGDEYTSTEHLLAGLARVGGAVAQVLKDAGVSEETLVAAFPAVRGGDRRVTTADPEQTYQALEKYGVDLTERAREGKIDPVIGRDSEIRRVVQVLSRRTKNNPVLIGEPGVGKTAIVEGLAQRIVAGDVPESLRDKKLVSLDLGAMVAGAQYRGQFEERLKSVLEEIKGSDGQVITFLDELHTVVGAGKGEGSMDAGNMLKPMLARGELRMVGATTLDEYREHIEKDPALERRFQPVLVGEPTIEDTIGILRGLKERYEVHHGVRITDAALVAAAALSDRYITDRFLPDKAIDLVDESASRLRMEIDSRPVEVDEIERAVRRLEIEEMALAKEPDAASAERLERLRRELADKREQLTALSERWKLEKEHITKISTAKEELERLGGEAERAERDGELERAAELRYGRIPELRAGLARAEQELAGLQADGAMLKEEVGPDDIAEVVAAWTGIPAGRLLEGETAKLLRMEQSLGERVVGQAQAVAAVSDAVRRARAGVADPDRPTGSFLFLGPTGVGKTELAKALAEFLFDDERAMVRIDMSEYGEKHSVARLVGAPPGYVGYEEGGQLTEAVRRRPYSVVLLDEVEKAHPDVFDVLLQVLDDGRLTDGQGRTVDFRNAILILTSNLGSSVVTDLTLTEEQRRDAVLAVVRSHFKPEFLNRLDDIVVFASLGGEQLRSIVDIQLDRLRRRLADRRLVLDVGDPARGWLAEHGYDPIYGARPLRRLVQAAIGDQLAKALLAGEIRDGDTVRVDLSDSKEGLQVTRV